The following is a genomic window from Lysinibacillus sp. JNUCC-52.
GACAGGTGAAGCACCAATTGCTAATAAGCCATTTGCTTGGAAATTGGCAACTACATAATTGGTAATACAGTGAATCAATGGCTGTCTTTTACGAATAGTTTGAAAAATCATCGTAGTCCTCCTTTTTTGGATGGACGTAAGCATGCAAAAAAGCTCTTTTTCGTGCGAAGTGTACACGTAAAAAGAGCTTATCATCAGTAATAAGATGTGTGTTGCTCCCTACGTCAGTATTAACTAACAGGTTCAAAGGGTCAGGTTTTACCTTCTCAACTCGTTATGAGTCCCCCTGCAATCATGAATTTTTTAGTTGTCCAAAATGTAACATACCTATTCTCAGTATTCAATAGCATTTTATCATTATCTGGAAAGCAGTGACTGATGCCATATAATAAACCATGATAATTGTCATGACTTTGTGAAAATAAGGTCCATCCATTGAAAATCATAAAAAATGAGTTTTATAATAAACCTAGCAATAAGGAGGCAGTTATTATGAAAAGACAGGATTTAATCGCACCAGAATGGTATAACATTGTTGAGGAGATTGAGAAGTATGCTCAGGACCCTTCTAAAAAAGCATTAATTGTTTATAACAATCATGAAGAAATTCAACATATTACATATGCAAATTTACTTGAAAAAGCAAATCAGGCGGCCCATGTATTTACTTCGCAAGGACTAACAAAAGGTGATGTGCTTTTAGTAATGGTTCCAAGATCTGTTGAGGCATATATCGTATACATAGCAGCATTGAAAGCGGGCTTAACGATTATTCCAAGCTCAGAAATGTTGCGCACAAAGGATATTGAATACCGCATTACACATGCAAATGCCAAAGGAATAATTGCTTACGAGCCATATATTGAGCAATTTGATGAAGTAAATAATCTAAAGGGTATTTTGCAATATGTAATTGGTCATGCGCATGCCCCATGGCAACCGTTGCTTGAAAAAATGGAGGAGCATCCTACAAACTATACGAATCCTACACCAACAAAAAGTACAGACACTGCTTTTTTAGCCTATACAAGTGGAACAACGGGCAATCCTAAAGCAGCTGTTCATACGCATAGCTGGGGTTATGCTCATTTACGGACAACAGCACCAAATTGGTTAGGTGTACAAGAAAATGATATAGTATGGGCTACTGCGGCACCTGGATGGCAAAAATGGATTTGGAGTCCGTTCCTTGCAACTTTAGGCAGTGGTGCAACAGCCTTTGTCTATAAAGGCAAATTCGATGCATCAACTTATTTGTCGTTGCTTGAAAAATTTAAAGTAAATGTATTATGTTGTACACCGACAGAGTATCGATTTATGGCAGCACTCAATAATTTACAGGATTATAATTTAAGCGAAATCCGCCAAGCAGTATCAGCGGGAGAACCATTGAATAGTGAAGTTGTAAAAGTGTTCTTAGAAACATTTGATATCCAGGTTCGAGATGGCTACGGACAAACTGAAAATACATTACTTGTAGGGACAATGGTTGGCATGGAAGCGCGCGTCGGGTCAATGGGGAAACCGACACCAGGAAATACAGTAGAAATAATCGACGACCTTGGAAATCCTGTGTCTGAAGGTGTAGTTGGGGATATTGCCGTGCATCGTGAAACACCTGCACTCTTTAAAAAATATTTCCAAGATCCCGAACGCACGAGCCTACAATTCCGCGGAGAATGGTATATAACTGGAGACCGTGCATATAAAGATACCGATGGCTATTTTTGGTTTGAGGGCCGTGGAGATGATGTCATTATTTCTTCAGGCTATACAATAGGTCCATTTGAAGTAGAAGATGCATTAATGAAACACCCTACAGTAAAGGAAGCTGCTGTAGTTGCTAGCCCTGATGAAGTAAGAGGAAATATTGTGAAGGCATTTATTGTCCTGCGTGAAGGTGAGACAGGGGATAATACGCTTATTAAAAAGTTACAAAACCATGTGAAATTAATGACTGCCCCATATAAATATCCACGAGCGATTGAATTTGTAGATGCTTTACCGAAGACTGCATCGGGTAAAATTCGTCGTGTCGAATTACGCCAACAAGAAAAAGCTCATTATACACATCAATAAATATTTCCTAGGAAATAAAGGCGAATAATCAAAGTTCATGTTTTATTATGAACTTTTGATTTTTTGTTGTAGCCTCATTTATTTATAGTAAAATAATAAACAACAGAACATTTTTACATAAAAATTGCTTAAAAGTGAAACGTTTTGGAAATTTAGACGTATAACGTGTTGAGGAGGCGTTTGTATGAATGTGAAAAGGTGGATAGCCTTGGCTATAGCTGCTGTGTTGTTAGTATTTTCATTAGGAATTAATACGATTTTTGCAATATTTAAATCAGACTTCTTTAGTAATTTTGACAGCATTGTCGCTGGAAATAATTTAAATGTTTATGAAACTGTTATTGAAGGTGAAGATTACAGTAAGCGGATTGCCTATTTAAAAGTTGATGGAACGATTCAAGATGTTGGATCGAACACATTATGGCAAACCGTAGCTTATGATCACCAGTTTTTCTTAAATCAATTGGACAATATTTTATATGATGATTCAGTACAAGGTATTGTGCTAAGTGTAAATTCACCTGGTGGTGGCGTAAAGGAATCGGCAGAAATTTATAAAAAACTGTTGCAAATTAAAGAGGAACGTCAAATTCCAATTTACGTTTCAATGGATTCGATGGCTGCTTCTGGTGGATACTATATTTCTGCACCAGCGGATAAAATATATGCCCATCGTGATACGATAACAGGTTCGATTGGTGTAATTATGCAATCTATTAATTATCAGGAACTTGCAGAAAAAGTAGGCGTGAAATTTGAAACGTTTAAATCTGGGCAACATAAAGACATGCTTAGTCCAACACGTGAAATTACTGAAGAAGAACGTGCTATGATGCAGGATATGATTAATGA
Proteins encoded in this region:
- the mbcS gene encoding acyl-CoA synthetase MbcS, producing MKRQDLIAPEWYNIVEEIEKYAQDPSKKALIVYNNHEEIQHITYANLLEKANQAAHVFTSQGLTKGDVLLVMVPRSVEAYIVYIAALKAGLTIIPSSEMLRTKDIEYRITHANAKGIIAYEPYIEQFDEVNNLKGILQYVIGHAHAPWQPLLEKMEEHPTNYTNPTPTKSTDTAFLAYTSGTTGNPKAAVHTHSWGYAHLRTTAPNWLGVQENDIVWATAAPGWQKWIWSPFLATLGSGATAFVYKGKFDASTYLSLLEKFKVNVLCCTPTEYRFMAALNNLQDYNLSEIRQAVSAGEPLNSEVVKVFLETFDIQVRDGYGQTENTLLVGTMVGMEARVGSMGKPTPGNTVEIIDDLGNPVSEGVVGDIAVHRETPALFKKYFQDPERTSLQFRGEWYITGDRAYKDTDGYFWFEGRGDDVIISSGYTIGPFEVEDALMKHPTVKEAAVVASPDEVRGNIVKAFIVLREGETGDNTLIKKLQNHVKLMTAPYKYPRAIEFVDALPKTASGKIRRVELRQQEKAHYTHQ
- the sppA gene encoding signal peptide peptidase SppA, with the protein product MNVKRWIALAIAAVLLVFSLGINTIFAIFKSDFFSNFDSIVAGNNLNVYETVIEGEDYSKRIAYLKVDGTIQDVGSNTLWQTVAYDHQFFLNQLDNILYDDSVQGIVLSVNSPGGGVKESAEIYKKLLQIKEERQIPIYVSMDSMAASGGYYISAPADKIYAHRDTITGSIGVIMQSINYQELAEKVGVKFETFKSGQHKDMLSPTREITEEERAMMQDMINESYEEFVDIVEQGRNMSEADVKKVADGRILGGTKALEAGLIDEIGDEQAAIAALRQDYGLEDAVLFEYSYDQGGLPSIIGMKVSSLFGPSAEEKMLMKIMTEYKAPKMMYLYGEY